gggatgaccccttcctgttccaacatgactgcacaccagtgaccaaagcaaggtccataaagacatggatgagtgagtttggtgtggaggaacttgcagctataacagcttcaactcttctgagaaagatttccacaaggtttaggagtgtgtttatgggaatttttgaccattcctctagaagcgcatttgtgaggtcaggcactgatgttgggtgagaaggtctggctcacagtctccactctaattcatcccgaaggtgttctatggggttgaggtcaggaccttGGTGGCATAAACCttgaaaaaatgaaatagaacaatgttttagttaatgtttattattttgaactGATTTCTCAAATGCAGGTGATAGAaacatgcaaaacaaaaaattcaTGCAGCCACTggctgtgaagtacagctctcaAAAATGCTTCTCCCAATGCAAATCACTTTTAGTGAAAATATAAAACAGGTCAATTaacctgaacatcacagaaGGGTTAAGACATTTCGAGATGATGGCCCCAGGATGAGTGAACCATCATATGTTGTATAGCTTCCTGAAGCTGCTGTATAGACTACAGAAGTTATTCAGAAGTGTTAGGCAGAGAAACAACATGTTGGATGAAAGCTTAAGAAATTCGCAGCTTGATTCATCTGCATTTGGCTGATGCTTTTATCTAAAGCAGCTTGCAGATATAGAGAGATACAACTGAATAATTGAGGGTAGgaaaagaagaagcctttattagtCACATTTATATTACAGCCCAGagaaattcatttcttttcatattCCAGCTTAGGAAGTTGCAGTCAGAGCACAGCCATGATACTatccccctggagcagaggttaatggccttgctcaagggcccaacagtggcagcttagaagtgctggggcttgaacccccaatcttctGATAAACAACTCAGAGACTTAACTGTTTAAATCACCACTGTAATTGACCCAATGACCCAACTGTGATGGTTTgatggtgctggggtttgaactaATATCAGTAACCCAAAACCTTAACCAGTAGAACCCCATTATCATAATAttagtgtaaatgtaaacacacacacctgatctgctCTCTCACACTTCTTCTTAACCTTTCTCCTCTGAGATACCTTGAGAGGAGATAAgtaatacttatttatttaaagcttttaattaaaacactgaGCAAAAGCTGGTTTTGGTCTCCATGTTAGACAGACATTAtgctgtatataacacacacttatatccGTGAGGTGCCGTGTTAGCTACAGCTGAACGCATACACTTGCAAAGGAGGAAATGAAGAGACATTTAACTTATaggtgttttattgtgttagaTTTCATACGTTAACAACATGGCTAAATAGTATATTTTAAGATATTAATCATGGTttctaaaaaaacacaaatggccacacctcctttactaggactaacagacacaaaggccacacctcctttacatggactgacagacacaaaggccacacctcctttactaggactaacaggcacaaaggccacacctcctttacatggactgacaggcacaaaggccacacctcctttacatggactgacagacacaaaggccacacctcctttacatggactgacaggcacaaaggccacacctcctttacatggactgacagacacaaaggccacacctcctttacatggactgacaggcacaaaggccacacctcctttacatggactgacagacacaaaggccacacctcctttacatggactgacagacacaaaggccacacctcctttacatggactgacagacacaaaggccacacctcctttacatggactgacagacacaaaggtCCCCTTTACATGCACTGATACATATAGACACCTTTACTGGGAGTAACAAAGAACAAATAAgaacaaaggccacacctttaatttttatttttttctgtttatttattagcacTAGTGGCtggtttattgtattttatttactgctgctgttatgGTCATGTGTGAAGCGCTTGTGACCAGATTGCACCGGATCTGAAGGGAGTCAGGGAGTaaaggggggaggggggatggTGGGGATAGTGAATTGGGATAGGATCACGTTCTCCATCCATGACCCAGAAATGCTGCAGAGGAGAAAATGTAGGATGACAGCAGGCTTTGCAAAGTGACAGAAAAACCAGCCAATCACATACAACCAACAACCAATAGGAGGCTGAGTCGTACTGTAAAGGCGGGGCAGAGGAAGATGAGTgcagaaggaggagaggagaggagagaaagagaaaagcacCGTAGCAACAGAAACATTTCTGCATCCTCTTGCTGTCTGGATCCTTTTCCACCTAAACAGATAGGGCTGCTGACTCATCTGATTCAGAGTCTTCTTCTCAGTCTTCCTCTTCtgcatcctcatcctcctctttaACAGCCATGCCTGAGTGTTGGGATGGGGTGAGTGTTCTTGGACTGTGTGAGGGAATGTCAGGGTTTGGATGGGTGGCCTTATTATAAAACTGACCatgttattgttgttctttGCATGTCTATGTGGGATTAGAATCAGActtattaatgtcattattggaagaaaaaatgaaattgcTGAAAAACTTCCTGAGCTTGATGCTGATAGTTGGATACTGAAGacagaaatattattttattattaaaaacaaataaaatggataTAGGTGTTAAAGTACATATACAGCTATATGTAATTACACTGAAATATACAAGAACACATATGTATAAACATATAGCAATACATATTAATGAGGCATAATATAATAACACTGTTTGACGATGTGTTATAACAATGCATTGGTGGTATTAATAAGTACTACAATGGCTGCATTTCCCTACAGCATGCTActgttatttaattttattctttgATGCAAGTGAAAACTGACAGAAGAATGAAACTGAGTGTTTTAATTTCATACACACAACTATTAGATGTATGTGTCTATGATTTTTCCTGGGGATGAAATCTGTGCTATGATATCTAAGCAATGTAGCAGTGCAGGTGCAGAATCAATGGAGTGTATTcccacaggacacacacacacactcgcacgtaTGCACCAGCCGATGGTATGCGTCAGGGAGTGTTCAGTGATCGAGGATGCCTGGCTGGTTATCTTTGTATTTAGTCAGTGTATTTTCCTGAAGAAGGACcacatgtcagtgtgtttggATGATGCACATGTGTGGAACGAGTCGTTTACGGATCTATTCTCAGAGACAAATCTATGACCTTGAGACGTAGATTACAGTTAGCATCAGGAGGAGTGTGAGAAACAGATAAGGATGAAGATATGAACTATAAGGATTCTGACTATCAGGGTTGTTAACATCTATTCATTGGTGTTAATATATAAGCACACAGATTTAAAGCAGTCTGTagaaattactactactactactactgctactattaatactactattaTAAATActgctactaataataaaacGTGAAACATCTGAATACCTGACTGATTCCTGTTAATTAATCATAGACATATCACTAGTTATACAAACTAACCACAGTATGGGATTCAAACATAAGCTAGGTACCTTTTCTCATTGTGGCTAGCTAGTTTTGCTAGGTATTTAGTTACAGACTTTCCTAATTTGCAAGTCATTTTCtcagttaaaataaaaacctttctATGAAATATCTGTGCGTTTGTTAACATTAGTaagcatgtttttttggaaCACAATTATAGctaatgtgtataatgtgtgctaatatatatatatatatatatatatatatatatatatatatatatatatatatatatatatatatatatatatatatatatatatatatactgtatatatatatggaataagcagatattttatatttaatggaATACACTTTGTGATATTTaaattgattgtgtgtgtgtgtgtgtgtgtgtgtgtgtgtatgtgtgtgttaggaacATGACATTGAGACTCCCTATGGGATGCTACATGTGGTGATCCGCGGGGGCCCAAAGGGCAACAAGCCTGCAATACTCACCTACCATGATGTGGGACTCAATCGTACGTATTTGTCTATTTGTAAAAGATCTGTTATTCATTCATGAAAAATCATCagaattctatttttatgactAATGAGAGCCAGATAatcagtacaatacaatacactactcATAGATTCAATTTAAAATTATTCAAAACATATTTATCactttacatattatatatctgtctatatgtctcctcatccatctgtctacccatccatctttctatctatccatccacccacccatccatccacccacccatccatccatccatccatccatcaacaaTGTTAAATAGCATTTGGATGGATTTATCCAAATGTGCCCACAGACTTTTTTTCAGAAATGGCACAGTGTTTAATATCAGAACAAACACATATTGTCATGTATTATTTAAACCTACAgtattttcctctctctctctctctctctctctctgtctctctctctctctctctcagtcagcTGTGAAACTAAATGTCACTGTAGCATCCATCTGTCAAAGAGAACCCATTTCCTGCTTCATTtcctgaaagagagaaaaagagaggggggagggggaggaaaAGGGAGAGATACTGCGCAATCCATACACATCTTATTCCTTCATTTCTTAATCCATTCCTTCACCCTTTCCTATGATTCTGCACATCCATCCTACGTCCTTTTATCATCTCTATGTTATGCTGATATGTTAAAGACACTATGATTGAATGGGCTTGTGTTTACAATgtctacaaaagaaaaaaaaatattcatgtgAACAGTCCACTTTCATCGTTGTGATTTAGGATCAGTGTGTAATTAACATTTGGTCATATGACATCTTATTACATTCTAATAATTTCTAACACAGCTGAGAAAATAAGGTTATATTTCCAACCATTGGTCTTGTGTCCACAATCAACACACTATCTATAAATCAGTAGCAAGCTTCAGCTCAGTGTCCACAGTTCCCTGTTGCCTGGTAATGGCGagagtttgtttttatttactctctGTACTCCATGtacctctctcttctctcacctCCCCATCCGTCTGACCTTGCCTGCTTATTAGTATGCACAGTGAACCCCGAGGCAAGATGTGactcagacacagagagagagagagagagagagagagagagagagagagacagaaaggccAATAAGCggaaagaaacagagtgagagagggagataagGAAAAGGAGGAGTTAAAGAGAAAGTGCAGAGaaagatgaagaataaagagagaaatagGTCAGGAAGCAGGACAGAAAGATGACTCATGCTCCGATTTCATGAGAATTTAACCCGCACTCAGTGTGTCCCAGATAGAGCCTGAATAAATTTGTTATTCTCAGTAAAAGTGCCAGGTTTATTTTGGGGTAAATACGGTTTGTTGTGTGCCGCTTGAAGAAAATGTGTTAGTGAGCTAAAATGTGGagcagtggttaaggttctgttAGACAAGCAATGATGGCTTCTTAAATTACCCCTgaaatcaaaacattttacattattaaaataatcaaatactaTTATGTAATAATTGTTTAACATTAATtgggattttattttacttttattttttttacagatttaatagctaaaaaaagaaaatcagttcAGAGGTTCAGAGAAACCTCAGTACAGTACTTCATGACAACAGACTGGACATCTATATAAATATCCACACATAATGTAGACATTTCCCACCAATGTTCAAGTGCTTAATGAACAGCTGGTCACTCTCCTTCAACTGGACACAAAGTCTGATTTATAATTGATATCTTTCTATTTTTGTCAGATAAGCTGTGCTTCAACACTCTATTTCATAATGAGGACATGCAGGAGATCACGAAACACTTTGTGGTTTGCCACATCGATGCTCCCGGTCAACAAGTTGGAGCCCCTCAGATGCCAGCAGGGTAAATATCCACACTAATAGAGATTAGATATATGcccacaaaacaacaaaacaaaacctataCAGAAattaacactctctctctctctctctctctctctctctctctgtctatctctctctttctctctctcacacacacacattattgcaTTCATTCTAATTCTCTTTACTCATATATCTGAAGGTACCAGTACCCCACCATGGACCAATTGGCAGGTATGCTGCCCAGCGTTGTCCAGCACTTTGGGTAAGTGTCATTATAATAGCCTGATTGACAAGCATTACTTTACTCTGGAttcgagtgtgtgagtttgactAGAATAGTAGAAGTTggactgtgtgagtgtggttgGATTAGGGTGTGTGAGTAGTACAAATTAGTGAGTTATTAGAATAAGTGAGTTTAGTGAGTTTACAGATTAAAGTGTGTGAGCATGATTAGATTAGTATAATTAGTATTGTTAGatgatatattgatatattgtTAGTGTGAATGGTTATTGTTAGATCATGGATTGATTAGTATGGGTTGAACAAGTGAGTATGGTTACATTACTGTGCTGTAAAGTGAGGATGCTTACAATGGGTGAGTATGGTTTGGTCAGCagtatttgtgtgagtgttgtttCATTGGAATGAGTTAGTAAGGTTAGACTAATACTGGATTGAGTGTGAAAATTGCTAGATTAGTTTAGTACATGTGAATGGATCGGATTGTCtaatttagttattattattattattattattattattattattattattattattattattattattcatctcCAGATTTAAGAGCATTGTGGGAATTGGAGTAGGAGCCGGTGCTTACATCCTCGCCAAGTTTGCTGTGAGTGTTGTTCCcttcctctcattctctctttccatctcacTCTCACTCGGCTGACTCATATTCTTCTACCCCTCCTAGGATAATAAGCTTTATTCAGAAGCTAATATAGTAGTGTGCAATCTTtgtagttttttaaaaaaaataaccttcATGCATAGAAACAAAAAGAAGGTCATgatcatcagcatcagcatcactctctctctctctctctctctctctctctctctctctctctctctctctctctctcttagctgCTCTTTCCTGACCTTGTTGAGGGTTTGGTTCTGCTCAACATCGACCCAAATGGGAAAGGATGGATCGACTGGGCTGCTTCCAAATTATCTGGACTGACCAGCACGCTGCCCGACACGGTCCTACCTCACCTCTTCAGCCAGGTGGAAACACATACAAACTGACAATCTGAAAACTTGCCATGGGAGCGTGCTATTTCATAGACTTGATTGAACCTAATAACTGTTAAACATTCACGATAATAAGCTGCAATCCAAAATTTCCCAAAATCACAGTGGACGAAATTACACAAAAGTATTACACAAAAGTGCACTGAGGTTACAAAAGGGCATGCACTGCAGCTACAGTGGAAGGTGCAGAAGCTTTAAGGTTAAGATTAATGTTTCCGGTACAGGCAGTCATGGCCTCTCTGGTCGTACAGGCTGATAAATCTGTTGGCATGCAGCCGAATAATAAAAGAGCTGACATTCTGTTTGCAAAGTGTCTGATGCTATGGTAATTGTTGGTTGAAGAACGAATGTGGCGCCTTCGTAACTGCAGGAGAAATGGGTACATAAATCCTACAGACAACGCTTAAAGCAATGGGAGACCCTGGAGTGTTGTAGGCTATTGCACTCACTGTTGGATCaaataaatccaaaataaaCTCCATTACTGAGTGACTCACCTTACTGAGATGGGCTTTTGATTGATTTGCTGAGCCAACCATCATCacttcactcactccctgaaTCTGACCAGTTGGGTGAATTGGTAGCTGTCATGTTCTCAAAATCAACCCAAGATAGCTAAGATGGATTGTTGGTCTTAGAGGTGCAAAACAGGCTCGAGTAACTTATGGCAGTCACACTTTTTATACAGTTGAGCTAATTCATGAATATGAGTCAAAGTTGGGAAGGTTCACTGCAATTAAAGATACAGACAATGTTTGAGCACTGAGTGTTGTTTATACTGCTGGTACAAATGGGGTTTAAACGTTGACCGTTAATCTGTTAATCAGTTAATCAGTACACAGTAACTCTGGTACAATGTTACAGATTCATATAAAGCCTAGAATTGTATATGAATTGTATGTTGTGCAATTTAGAGGTAGGGGTAATCATCTGAATCAGATGTTGAATCAGTTCAAAAGAATCAGTTTGGTAAACTGAATCAAACTTCAGTAAATCATGGAGAAGATGCtgtgtcacatcacatcaccacaccattcCCTACTTCATCTAGGCAACTAGTGAAACACAGGACTTTTTAATCCACATAGACTGAgacaatgataaaataaattcaaagcAAAGAACATTCTTCACATAAAACccatttcattcatctttaacACAAGCATTGCTTATTGTCCCTTTAATCTGCAGGAGGAGCTGATGAACAACAGCGATCTGGTGCAGAGCTACCGACAGCAGatcaacaacaccatcaaccaGTTCAACCTGCAGCTCTTCTGGAACATGTACAACAGGTAATTAGCATAAACATGGTGCAGATttgcatatgcaaataaaaggaaattaaaaataaaaaaactgtcGTAAATATAGCACatcaggtgtgatgaggttGTGAAGAATTTTTCCATtcaattaaattgtatttttttttattttttatagacattttaatttataattataaattattggacatttaaatatgcaaataaagcCATTAGGCACTgtcataaataaatcatattaaattaaacaaatttgtGAAGGTCTATTtgcttcagttttatttgtatagcacttttaacaatatacATTTATGgaaagcttt
This genomic stretch from Hemibagrus wyckioides isolate EC202008001 linkage group LG08, SWU_Hwy_1.0, whole genome shotgun sequence harbors:
- the ndrg4 gene encoding protein NDRG4 isoform X9, with product MPECWDGEHDIETPYGMLHVVIRGGPKGNKPAILTYHDVGLNHKLCFNTLFHNEDMQEITKHFVVCHIDAPGQQVGAPQMPAGYQYPTMDQLAGMLPSVVQHFGFKSIVGIGVGAGAYILAKFALLFPDLVEGLVLLNIDPNGKGWIDWAASKLSGLTSTLPDTVLPHLFSQEELMNNSDLVQSYRQQINNTINQFNLQLFWNMYNSRRDLEMNRSGTVLNAKTIRCPVMLVVGDNAPAEEGVVECNSKLDPTNTTFLKMADSGGLPQITQPGKLTEAFKYFLQGMGYMPSASMTRLARSRTASLTSGGSVDGSRNRACTHSDSTEGVGQLSHTMEVSC
- the ndrg4 gene encoding protein NDRG4 isoform X6, with product MAGMKEQQFIEEKPLLPETRGQETEMENCESFTPVGDWKEHDIETPYGMLHVVIRGGPKGNKPAILTYHDVGLNHKLCFNTLFHNEDMQEITKHFVVCHIDAPGQQVGAPQMPAGYQYPTMDQLAGMLPSVVQHFGFKSIVGIGVGAGAYILAKFALLFPDLVEGLVLLNIDPNGKGWIDWAASKLSGLTSTLPDTVLPHLFSQEELMNNSDLVQSYRQQINNTINQFNLQLFWNMYNSRRDLEMNRSGTVLNAKTIRCPVMLVVGDNAPAEEGVVECNSKLDPTNTTFLKMADSGGLPQITQPGKLTEAFKYFLQGMGYIASIKDRRMSGGPVPSASMTRLARSRTASLTSGGSVDGSRNRACTHSDSTEGVGQLSHTMEVSC
- the ndrg4 gene encoding protein NDRG4 isoform X7, which produces MAGMKEQQFIEEKPLLPETRGQETEMEHDIETPYGMLHVVIRGGPKGNKPAILTYHDVGLNHKLCFNTLFHNEDMQEITKHFVVCHIDAPGQQVGAPQMPAGYQYPTMDQLAGMLPSVVQHFGFKSIVGIGVGAGAYILAKFALLFPDLVEGLVLLNIDPNGKGWIDWAASKLSGLTSTLPDTVLPHLFSQEELMNNSDLVQSYRQQINNTINQFNLQLFWNMYNSRRDLEMNRSGTVLNAKTIRCPVMLVVGDNAPAEEGVVECNSKLDPTNTTFLKMADSGGLPQITQPGKLTEAFKYFLQGMGYIASIKDRRMSGGPVPSASMTRLARSRTASLTSGGSVDGSRNRACTHSDSTEGVGQLSHTMEVSC
- the ndrg4 gene encoding protein NDRG4 isoform X8; amino-acid sequence: MPECWDGEHDIETPYGMLHVVIRGGPKGNKPAILTYHDVGLNHKLCFNTLFHNEDMQEITKHFVVCHIDAPGQQVGAPQMPAGYQYPTMDQLAGMLPSVVQHFGFKSIVGIGVGAGAYILAKFALLFPDLVEGLVLLNIDPNGKGWIDWAASKLSGLTSTLPDTVLPHLFSQEELMNNSDLVQSYRQQINNTINQFNLQLFWNMYNSRRDLEMNRSGTVLNAKTIRCPVMLVVGDNAPAEEGVVECNSKLDPTNTTFLKMADSGGLPQITQPGKLTEAFKYFLQGMGYIASIKDRRMSGGPVPSASMTRLARSRTASLTSGGSVDGSRNRACTHSDSTEGVGQLSHTMEVSC